The following are encoded in a window of Telmatobacter sp. DSM 110680 genomic DNA:
- a CDS encoding glutaredoxin family protein produces the protein MLYSSTMKQQCYLVAIYLNWLILVGGVGYLLFTHHYGFAITWLMALPLVMWVYLRVFPSISQAMGYGKVDDTPAPDAKGPEPQRNGAAVIVTLYTGLGCPFCPIVEKRLQALRESMNFKIEKIDVTLRPDILASRGIRAVPVIELGERRIQGNATTEQLADLILGKPALVS, from the coding sequence ATGCTTTACTCATCGACCATGAAGCAACAATGCTATCTAGTCGCCATCTATCTGAATTGGCTGATACTCGTAGGCGGCGTTGGCTATCTTTTGTTCACGCACCATTATGGGTTCGCAATTACATGGCTCATGGCTCTGCCGCTTGTGATGTGGGTGTACCTTCGAGTTTTTCCTTCCATCTCGCAAGCGATGGGTTACGGCAAAGTTGATGACACACCGGCACCCGATGCGAAGGGGCCCGAGCCTCAGCGCAACGGAGCCGCGGTAATTGTGACGCTCTACACCGGTCTTGGCTGTCCGTTCTGCCCAATCGTGGAGAAGCGTCTGCAGGCGCTGCGGGAGAGCATGAACTTCAAGATTGAAAAAATTGATGTGACCTTGCGTCCGGATATTCTTGCATCGCGCGGGATCCGGGCGGTTCCAGTGATCGAGCTTGGAGAGCGACGCATTCAGGGCAACGCTACCACTGAGCAGTTGGCGGACCTGATTCTGGGTAAGCCTGCTTTGGTCAGCTAG
- a CDS encoding PIG-L deacetylase family protein, producing MDRRGVLLGVTSLTAGLVAGPNAAEAQPATSSRKFKIMVTGGHPGDPEYGCGGTIARLTALGHEVVLLYLNNGAWPPTPAETRIAEAARACAILRSRPAYAGQTNGHAVLDNDRYEAFHKIIDAEKPDAIFSQWPIDNHRDHRAISMLTYDAWTRSGKKFALYYYEVSDGEDTLQFSPNQFVDITDVEPLKRSACFAHASQTPDRYYKLQDMVAQFRGIQSGCEKAEAFVRQIQNPYDIFQMTNIHTR from the coding sequence ATGGACCGAAGAGGCGTATTACTTGGCGTCACCAGTCTCACCGCAGGCCTGGTCGCCGGACCTAATGCTGCAGAGGCGCAACCCGCGACCTCATCCCGCAAATTCAAAATCATGGTCACTGGCGGACATCCGGGCGATCCGGAATACGGTTGCGGCGGCACCATCGCGCGACTCACCGCGCTGGGGCACGAAGTAGTCCTGCTCTATCTGAACAATGGAGCGTGGCCTCCTACTCCGGCCGAGACTCGCATCGCTGAAGCCGCTAGGGCTTGCGCGATTCTCCGTTCGCGTCCGGCTTATGCAGGCCAGACCAATGGACATGCGGTACTCGACAACGATCGGTACGAAGCATTCCACAAGATCATCGACGCCGAAAAGCCCGATGCCATCTTCAGTCAGTGGCCCATCGACAATCACCGCGATCACCGCGCTATATCCATGTTGACCTACGACGCATGGACTCGCTCTGGTAAGAAATTCGCCCTGTACTATTACGAGGTTTCAGACGGAGAGGATACGCTGCAGTTTTCGCCCAACCAGTTTGTCGACATCACAGACGTGGAACCGTTGAAGCGATCGGCCTGTTTCGCTCATGCCAGCCAGACGCCGGATCGTTATTACAAATTGCAGGATATGGTCGCGCAGTTTCGCGGTATTCAGAGTGGCTGCGAGAAGGCTGAAGCCTTTGTCCGCCAGATACAGAACCCGTACGACATCTTCCAGATGACAAACATTCACACTCGATAA
- a CDS encoding TetR/AcrR family transcriptional regulator, with the protein MPRKKTEKTAISYHAHRERQRRRILDAAWKLFNDRGIDRVTMAEITAGSGVQPSTMYQYFSNKDDIVWAIVSELMQQARGRAKQMLEGATNALARITALLELMADELSNNREQVRFMAQFDAMYARDWPVERLLSLESQVHPQPFRWFSELIREGVQDGSLRSDLDPDLTMHAVVNGVIGTQRRLASLGNKIEQEYGNSIDRLFRETIRLILLGLRAPERKSKTHSRRNQRKQKSTQEISRKRSS; encoded by the coding sequence ATGCCTCGAAAGAAGACAGAAAAAACGGCGATCTCATACCATGCCCACCGCGAGCGTCAGCGTCGCCGCATTCTCGATGCCGCCTGGAAACTCTTCAATGATCGGGGAATTGATCGCGTCACGATGGCTGAGATCACTGCGGGCAGTGGAGTTCAGCCTTCCACCATGTATCAGTATTTCTCCAACAAGGACGACATCGTCTGGGCGATCGTGAGCGAGTTGATGCAGCAGGCTCGCGGGCGGGCAAAGCAGATGCTGGAAGGAGCTACAAACGCGCTGGCGCGCATCACCGCACTGCTGGAACTGATGGCGGATGAACTCTCGAATAACCGGGAGCAGGTGCGGTTCATGGCCCAGTTCGATGCAATGTATGCGCGCGACTGGCCGGTAGAACGACTTCTCTCTTTGGAGTCGCAAGTTCATCCGCAGCCGTTTCGATGGTTCAGCGAATTGATTCGCGAGGGCGTTCAAGACGGTTCGCTGCGGAGCGACCTTGATCCCGATCTCACGATGCATGCCGTGGTCAATGGCGTCATTGGGACGCAGCGCCGCCTGGCTTCCCTGGGAAACAAAATTGAGCAGGAATACGGCAACTCGATCGATCGTCTGTTCCGCGAAACCATCCGCCTGATCCTGCTGGGACTACGCGCACCAGAACGCAAATCAAAAACCCACTCGCGCCGGAATCAGAGAAAGCAGAAGTCTACTCAAGAGATAAGCAGAAAGAGGTCCTCGTGA
- a CDS encoding alkaline phosphatase family protein: MFSVPLPIRRYLQAFLVITVSLPALAQEVSTSVPEPDATTTVHHIKTVFVIVMENHNWTGSGSTSIKGNSEAPYINYTLLPMASYANNYNNPPGNHPSLPNYLWLEAGTNFGIYDDGPPSQHPQTTSDHLVKLLENAGISWRSYDEDISGINCPLTNQGASDSNGNQLYQVHHNPFVYFNDQTNNRSASSAECIAHIRPLTQLAHDLTANTVARYNFITPNVCDDMHDRCGGNAIAHGDEWLKKTVPMILNSTAYRSGGALFITWDEAASGNGPVPMIVLSPYGKGNHYSNSTYYTHGSTLRTIQEIFGVYPLIRNAGSETDLRSLFSVFP; encoded by the coding sequence ATGTTTTCAGTCCCACTACCAATTCGGCGCTATCTGCAGGCGTTTCTTGTGATTACGGTCTCTCTGCCAGCATTGGCCCAGGAAGTCTCAACGTCCGTTCCCGAGCCCGACGCCACCACCACCGTTCATCACATCAAGACGGTTTTCGTGATCGTAATGGAAAACCACAACTGGACGGGAAGCGGAAGCACCAGCATCAAGGGCAATTCCGAGGCGCCTTACATCAACTACACCCTGCTACCGATGGCGTCGTACGCCAATAACTACAACAATCCCCCCGGAAACCACCCCAGCCTGCCGAATTATCTGTGGCTCGAAGCTGGGACGAACTTCGGGATCTATGACGATGGTCCGCCCTCGCAGCATCCCCAGACAACCAGCGATCACCTCGTAAAGCTGCTTGAGAATGCGGGCATTTCCTGGCGGTCCTACGATGAAGACATCAGTGGCATTAACTGTCCGCTGACAAACCAGGGCGCTAGCGATTCCAACGGAAATCAGCTTTACCAGGTGCACCACAACCCGTTCGTGTATTTCAACGACCAGACCAACAACCGTTCAGCCTCTTCGGCGGAGTGCATTGCGCACATTCGTCCCCTTACGCAGTTGGCGCACGATCTGACAGCGAACACGGTGGCGCGCTACAACTTCATTACGCCGAACGTGTGCGACGACATGCATGACAGGTGCGGCGGCAACGCCATCGCTCACGGAGACGAATGGCTCAAAAAGACCGTGCCCATGATTCTCAACTCAACCGCTTATCGCAGCGGCGGAGCACTTTTCATAACCTGGGACGAGGCGGCCAGCGGCAATGGCCCGGTGCCCATGATCGTGCTGTCGCCTTATGGGAAAGGCAATCACTATTCGAACTCCACCTATTACACGCATGGATCGACTCTGCGCACTATCCAGGAGATCTTCGGCGTGTACCCGCTAATTCGAAACGCCGGCAGTGAGACGGATCTGCGATCCCTGTTTTCAGTCTTCCCATAG
- a CDS encoding PDZ domain-containing protein, with product MTPVRSRLALVLTALALVTPILVVAQNASSSSNGQIPLLLRNPSLSQDKIAFLYADDVWTVNRNGGEAERLTSNGKVAAGPFFSPDGTEIAYSAHLNGNVDVYVMPSGGGVPRRITWHPGGSEVVGWTPDGKNILVTNGATSFRDFARLSTVHADGSGMPESLPLPSGVQGSYSSDGESIAYQPITKWEEAWKQYHGGQTTPIWIVNLKTLDLVKVPRENSSDSNPVWVGKSVYFLSNRNGPVSLFRYDTDSKQVTPVGENKGYDLKSMQAGPGGLVYEQFGSIHFVDTANGNADHAVPIQVHGELSDLAPHQASVRADEIRNATLSPTGARAAFEAHGEIFTVPGEKGDTRNLTNTPGVAERNPSWSPDGKTLAYFSDASGEYQLYLRDQTGFKAPKVIDLGPDPSYYYSPTWSPDSKHIVFADKHNRLWLVDVPTDKNPAGKPVQIDKAIYGSFGFGFNTVWSPDSKWMAYERDLENQLHAIFLYSMETHKSTQVTDGMSDAGSPAFDLNGKYLYFIASTDDGPSHAGIDLSSLDRAQTSAAYVVVLAKDGASPIPPESDDEKIKEEKKDEPNPKPPVADDKKDDKDKDKKAADKDKDTKAGDKDKDKEKDKPVEVKIDLDDIGNRILSLPIPPRNYAAIGTGKAGVIYLLEGPPFGRASGDGGPGIRAVWRFTLEKREPETVLNDIDAFQLSADGSKVLYARKGGWTIAPADDLKPGNAAPGKPLNLGSMQTMIDPRAEWRQIYHETWRIQRDFLYDPNIHGLSIPKIEAKYKPYLDGLASRAEFTYLSVEMLGEINIGHMFVGGAHSEDNGPKAGLLGADYKIENDRYRIAKILGGQNWTPGLASPLTMPGVYVKEGEYLLAVNGRELHAHDNLYEFFDGTAGKQTILHVGPNPDGKDGRDVTVVPINDENGLRNLDWIMGNIRKVNELSGGKVAYVYMPNTGGSGYTNFNRYFYSQLDKQALVLDERWNDGGLIADYVVDVLKRFPLSGAIERDGKPVHDPVGAIFGPKVMLINQNSGSGGDAMPWYFRKAEIGKLVGTKTWGGLVGIGGYPPLLDGGFVTAPRYAIYGLKGEWEVENLGIPPDVAVEELPKDFAAGHDKQLETGVQMVLDELKAHPIPSIVVPPYPNYHKSDGLGK from the coding sequence ATGACTCCTGTTCGCTCCCGGCTGGCGCTTGTTCTCACAGCGCTCGCTCTCGTCACCCCGATTTTGGTTGTCGCGCAGAATGCCTCAAGTTCTTCAAACGGCCAGATTCCTTTGCTGCTGCGCAATCCCTCTCTCTCGCAGGACAAGATTGCCTTTCTCTATGCGGACGATGTGTGGACTGTGAACCGGAACGGCGGCGAAGCTGAACGCCTCACCTCGAACGGCAAAGTCGCAGCCGGTCCTTTCTTCTCCCCAGACGGAACGGAGATCGCCTACTCCGCGCACCTCAACGGAAACGTCGACGTATACGTGATGCCCTCCGGTGGCGGAGTGCCTCGGCGCATCACCTGGCATCCGGGCGGCAGTGAGGTCGTCGGATGGACACCCGACGGCAAAAACATTCTCGTCACCAACGGCGCGACCAGCTTCCGCGATTTTGCAAGGCTCTCGACAGTCCACGCCGATGGCTCCGGCATGCCTGAGTCTCTGCCGCTTCCTTCGGGAGTCCAGGGATCCTACTCGTCCGACGGCGAGTCGATTGCCTATCAGCCAATCACGAAGTGGGAAGAGGCGTGGAAGCAGTATCACGGCGGCCAGACCACGCCTATATGGATCGTGAATCTGAAAACCCTCGACCTCGTGAAAGTGCCCCGCGAAAACTCCAGTGACTCGAATCCCGTGTGGGTCGGCAAGTCTGTGTATTTTCTATCCAACCGCAACGGCCCGGTTTCGCTCTTCCGCTACGACACGGATTCAAAACAGGTGACACCTGTCGGCGAAAACAAAGGCTACGATCTTAAGTCTATGCAGGCTGGACCCGGCGGCCTCGTCTATGAGCAGTTCGGTTCAATTCACTTCGTAGACACCGCGAACGGCAATGCTGATCATGCAGTTCCGATCCAGGTGCACGGAGAACTCTCAGATCTTGCGCCGCATCAGGCTTCTGTCCGCGCCGACGAAATTAGAAATGCCACCCTGTCGCCGACCGGTGCACGCGCCGCCTTCGAAGCGCATGGAGAAATCTTTACCGTTCCCGGAGAGAAGGGCGATACTCGCAATCTCACCAATACTCCGGGCGTTGCCGAGCGCAACCCCTCGTGGAGCCCTGACGGCAAAACGCTTGCCTACTTCTCCGATGCATCCGGGGAGTACCAGCTCTATCTGCGTGATCAAACCGGATTCAAAGCGCCGAAGGTGATCGACCTCGGCCCGGATCCCAGCTACTACTACAGTCCGACGTGGTCGCCGGATTCGAAGCACATCGTCTTCGCAGACAAGCACAATCGCCTGTGGCTGGTGGACGTTCCCACTGACAAGAACCCAGCCGGCAAACCCGTGCAAATTGACAAAGCCATCTACGGTTCCTTCGGATTTGGCTTCAATACAGTCTGGTCTCCTGACTCGAAGTGGATGGCCTACGAGCGCGATCTCGAAAACCAGCTCCACGCGATCTTCCTCTATTCCATGGAGACACACAAATCGACGCAAGTCACCGACGGGATGAGTGACGCCGGAAGTCCAGCATTCGACCTTAACGGAAAATACCTGTACTTCATCGCTTCCACTGACGACGGCCCCTCCCACGCCGGCATCGATCTGTCATCGCTCGATCGCGCACAGACAAGTGCGGCATATGTAGTCGTGCTGGCCAAGGACGGAGCATCGCCGATCCCGCCCGAAAGCGACGACGAAAAGATTAAAGAAGAAAAGAAGGACGAGCCTAACCCCAAGCCGCCCGTTGCCGACGACAAGAAAGATGACAAGGATAAAGACAAGAAAGCTGCCGACAAAGACAAGGACACAAAGGCCGGAGATAAGGATAAGGACAAAGAGAAGGACAAGCCCGTCGAAGTCAAGATCGATCTCGACGATATCGGCAATCGGATCCTGTCACTTCCCATTCCGCCGCGCAACTACGCCGCAATCGGAACTGGAAAAGCTGGCGTCATCTACCTGCTTGAAGGTCCGCCGTTCGGACGCGCCTCTGGCGATGGCGGTCCCGGAATTCGTGCCGTATGGCGCTTCACACTCGAAAAGCGCGAACCCGAAACCGTTCTCAACGACATCGACGCCTTTCAGCTTTCGGCGGATGGATCGAAAGTCCTCTACGCGCGTAAAGGCGGATGGACGATTGCTCCGGCAGATGATCTCAAGCCAGGCAACGCTGCTCCCGGCAAGCCGCTGAACCTCGGCAGCATGCAAACCATGATCGATCCCCGCGCCGAGTGGAGGCAGATTTATCACGAGACGTGGCGCATCCAGCGCGATTTCCTATACGACCCCAATATCCACGGATTGTCGATTCCGAAGATCGAGGCTAAATACAAGCCCTATCTCGATGGTCTCGCATCGCGCGCGGAATTCACCTATCTCTCCGTCGAGATGCTCGGCGAGATCAACATTGGACATATGTTTGTCGGCGGCGCGCACTCTGAAGACAACGGCCCCAAGGCTGGATTGCTGGGAGCGGACTACAAAATCGAAAACGATCGGTATCGCATCGCGAAAATTCTTGGCGGTCAGAATTGGACCCCGGGGCTTGCTTCTCCTCTGACCATGCCCGGCGTATATGTGAAAGAAGGCGAATACCTGCTTGCCGTTAACGGTCGCGAACTCCACGCACACGACAACCTCTATGAATTCTTCGATGGCACCGCAGGAAAACAGACAATCCTGCATGTGGGTCCAAATCCCGACGGAAAAGATGGACGCGATGTAACCGTGGTTCCGATCAACGACGAGAACGGTCTGCGCAACCTTGACTGGATCATGGGCAATATCCGCAAAGTGAATGAGCTCTCCGGTGGCAAGGTGGCTTACGTCTACATGCCTAACACTGGCGGATCGGGCTACACCAATTTCAACCGCTACTTCTACTCGCAACTCGATAAACAGGCCCTGGTACTCGATGAGCGCTGGAACGATGGCGGCCTGATTGCGGATTACGTGGTCGACGTGCTCAAGCGCTTCCCGCTCTCCGGAGCGATCGAGCGCGACGGCAAGCCTGTTCACGACCCGGTGGGCGCCATCTTCGGACCCAAGGTGATGCTGATCAATCAAAACTCAGGCTCAGGCGGCGATGCCATGCCGTGGTACTTCCGCAAAGCCGAAATCGGCAAGCTGGTGGGCACCAAAACATGGGGCGGACTGGTGGGCATTGGCGGATATCCTCCGCTGCTCGACGGCGGATTTGTGACTGCGCCGCGCTACGCCATCTACGGACTGAAAGGCGAGTGGGAAGTGGAGAACCTTGGAATTCCCCCCGACGTCGCGGTTGAAGAATTGCCCAAGGACTTCGCCGCGGGACACGACAAGCAACTTGAAACCGGCGTGCAGATGGTCCTCGACGAGTTGAAGGCTCATCCTATTCCGTCAATCGTCGTGCCCCCGTATCCCAACTATCACAAGAGCGACGGTCTCGGAAAATAG
- a CDS encoding NAD(P)/FAD-dependent oxidoreductase translates to MNATTKRVLVVGAGMAGLCAARELAEAGRHVLVLEARDRVGGRIRTHRDQGEIAELGAEFVHGQSPELWDLIREAELETYELDGKDICHRQGKLKKCDEQGEMFKFLNGLERWMGPDLSFADYPPLQNLSPEKRDEVINYVQSFNAADYRQIGVHALAVQQHAEEEISSDKVFRIKGGYDLLPEFVAKKVREAGGRIELSRTVERIEWQRHRVQVFARDGGELAQYSAEQAVIALPLGVLQHLVVVFDPVPAPLIASNQLAMGPVRRFTLLFRERWWAEHEDVQLPAMSFLFAHDAMPPVWWTAHPWETRTITGWIGGPRSAAFAQCTREQIGDLACAELAKVFSLPLAYLRGQLIGCATHDWQTDPLSCGAYSYVPVGALDAVLKMATPVRDTLYFAGEHTDVTGHWGTVHAAMRSGLRAAKQVLSSTRAQVHELSVRQG, encoded by the coding sequence ATGAATGCAACGACGAAGCGCGTCCTCGTGGTCGGTGCGGGGATGGCCGGCCTTTGTGCGGCGCGGGAACTCGCCGAGGCTGGCAGGCATGTCCTGGTACTGGAGGCTCGCGATCGTGTGGGTGGCCGCATTCGCACGCATCGGGACCAGGGAGAGATTGCTGAATTGGGCGCCGAGTTCGTTCATGGGCAGTCCCCGGAGCTTTGGGATCTGATCAGGGAAGCTGAGCTTGAGACCTACGAACTCGACGGCAAGGACATTTGCCACCGGCAGGGGAAGCTGAAGAAGTGCGACGAGCAGGGCGAGATGTTCAAGTTCCTCAACGGGCTCGAACGCTGGATGGGCCCTGATCTATCGTTCGCCGACTACCCGCCCTTGCAGAATCTCTCGCCCGAAAAGCGTGATGAAGTCATCAACTATGTGCAGAGCTTCAATGCGGCCGACTACCGCCAGATTGGTGTGCATGCACTTGCTGTGCAACAACACGCAGAAGAGGAAATAAGCAGCGACAAGGTATTTCGCATCAAGGGCGGCTACGATCTTCTACCGGAGTTCGTGGCGAAAAAAGTGCGCGAGGCAGGCGGCCGCATCGAGCTCTCGCGCACAGTGGAAAGAATCGAGTGGCAGCGCCATCGCGTGCAGGTATTTGCGCGCGATGGGGGAGAACTGGCTCAGTATTCAGCCGAACAAGCGGTGATCGCGCTGCCTCTGGGCGTTTTGCAGCATCTTGTGGTCGTGTTCGATCCGGTGCCTGCGCCGCTGATTGCCTCGAATCAACTGGCGATGGGGCCCGTTCGCCGCTTTACTTTGCTGTTCCGGGAGCGATGGTGGGCTGAACATGAGGACGTGCAGTTGCCGGCGATGAGCTTCCTGTTTGCTCACGATGCCATGCCGCCGGTTTGGTGGACCGCCCACCCGTGGGAGACTCGCACCATCACCGGGTGGATCGGTGGCCCGCGATCAGCCGCGTTCGCTCAATGCACCCGCGAGCAGATTGGCGACCTTGCGTGCGCAGAATTGGCAAAGGTCTTCTCGCTTCCCCTGGCATATCTTCGAGGGCAACTGATTGGTTGCGCAACTCACGACTGGCAGACTGATCCGCTCAGTTGCGGAGCATATAGCTATGTTCCCGTGGGCGCTCTCGATGCGGTGCTGAAAATGGCGACACCCGTGCGTGACACGCTTTATTTCGCCGGAGAACATACCGATGTAACGGGCCATTGGGGCACCGTCCACGCGGCGATGCGGTCAGGATTGCGGGCGGCAAAACAGGTGCTGTCATCCACGCGAGCGCAGGTGCACGAGTTGAGCGTGCGACAAGGATAA